The following is a genomic window from Fusarium poae strain DAOMC 252244 chromosome Unknown contig_3, whole genome shotgun sequence.
GCTGATCGTGTCATCAAATAGTTACCATGAGACTGCGCTACGCACCGACGAACCCCTGAGTCTGCTTCATGATAAATGCGAAAACTAATACAGAAGGAGTATTGGCCGTGGAGGCCATTGAAATATCGTCCGTCAAGCTGTGAAACTGTGACGACAGCTGGAGACTCTTTTGTCAGGACGATACGGAATCGGTCTTGGTAGCATGCCCTCCAGGGCACGTTAATGCTGATCCAGCTCTGGGTGCACCTCCAGTCTACGTCTCGGAAGAGCTTTGTGCGATCCAGGTGCGAGTATTTTCGCAGAAAGTCTTCGAAAGAGATCCAAAAGACAGAGTCGCCACCGAAGCGATGCCCGAGTTCCTGCTGGACTTCTGCCGTCCACTCCTTTGAGCCATCACTCCAGGCGCCTTCCCAGATGCCCTTACGGGCATGAGCCCACGGATTGCGGATCTTGAGCAGCCTCTTGCCCGACTTGAGTGTGTGGGCCGCCACGACAATGTAGGCGTGGCCCTCTGAGATGCCGTCACGTTCGCCGTAGCCGCCATCCAGTATCCCAGTCGAGGCGCCAAACAGAAACTCCTGGTTGACCTTGGATAATTCATCAGCCCAGAAGACGTCAGGATCAAGAATGTCTGAGGTAAATAGCTGAGTCGTTACTCCGCCGGAAAGATCTTCCAGCCCCTCACCAACCCAGCCACATGCCAATGCTGCATAGTCACCATGAGCCTTCGCATAAGCTTTCTCGATGAGAGGAACCCAGGTTTCGTTCTGGTCTCTACACTGGGCAAAGAAAAGGGCCTTGGAACCGGTCTGGTACGTTCTCTTGTACTCACTTTCCGCGTCAACTCGATCGGTCTGTTGCAGAAGTGCTCTCTGCAAACTCGGAGAGTCCCAACAGGGTGATTGAAGGTAGAGTGTATCATCGATGATGGTGTATGTCCACGCTCCGTCTCGGTAGAAGACGAAGCCGTAGACGCCGACTCCTACTCTAACTATTAGTATCTTTTGAGACTGCAACATGATATGAAATGGGGTATACCTGTGTCATGCGCCGCACATGTCTGAGTGAGCCCATGTTCAAGGTTCGCAAGAGCGGTCAAGCCTGCAACAAACCAGCAGTTGCTGAGCTTGCCCTGCTTCACATCCCCGCCATCTACGTTCTTCATGAACGTAGGCAGTGAAAAGATTTCATGTACCCTTTTGACGGCACCAGGTGCATTTGACTCCGTGTCGAGGCAAGATACCTCACCGAGATCAAATATTGTCTGTCGAAGCCCATTCAGACAATGACCTTGATCCGCAAAATCAAATAACTGAGCTATGCAATTAACTACCAAGAACCAATCCGGCGTCCGAGGGTCACTATGAGTACTCACGAGGTCCCAGTCATGGTCTCTATATCTCATATTCACCCGCTTACACTCTTTGACGATCTCGTTCACTTTTCGCTGGCACTGTGTTACTGCTCGGAGACGTCCTTCAGTAAGCAATTCGTTACTATGATTGCCGTTTGGAGCAGCTTTTTCTGGCTGATCCAGTGGCAGGATCGCCAGGGCTTGTTGAGGGCGGGGGCTTGAGAAGCATCTCCAAATATTGTTGATCGAGGTCTGCGGCGACAACAAcggtttcttcttctttttcttccttgtTTTCAAATTCACCCTACCGCTCCGCGAAGAGCTTTCTGAGTCAGATGAAGTAGAATGTGTCATGTATCGTAGATGACACGCGAGAACCAAGTGGTGGCAAGCTGGGGGTTTTATAACCCAATCCTAACAGCTCGATTGAGGAATAGTGGTTGATAACGGACTCCCTGGAAGTCCAGAATGAGATGTTTTCTTCTAAATCTTCGCTCGCAAGCCTCATTCATCTTTACGTCCAATCTAGCGCGCATCAACGTGAGCTCCAAGATCCGGAAACGGACTTTTTCAGACTTCGTTGACCGAAATAGGGACTTCAGGCGACGGACATTCCCACGGAGTCAAGCATGGAATATCGACATTCCACCTTCATGTCAACTCCGAATCTGGTTGCTATCCAGTAGGTCGAACCCTATGTAAGAAGAGCCAGAGGCAGAAATCCATCCCCTTTGACTGATCGATTGCGCTGTATAAGCTCCGCAGCCCTAAGTGGACATTAAGTAGTCTGCTTGTCCGAAGGCGTTGTTCATGTTGAAGCAAAAACGGGTTGGTTGTATTGTTATTAGTTCTAAGTTACATGTGTCTGAGGAGCACAGCTCCTAACATAGTATCCACATCCCAGCCACCAGTAGGTCGGACCACCTTAGCCACACTGTCTCAACAGTTCAAGCCTTGggtacacacacacacacacaagtctattacgcccggtagGCCATAGCCCAGAGGGCTCTATGAGCTAAAAAATACATACATCTCGCCTGGTCGTCGCTTGTCTCCTTGATCCCCATAATTGTTAGTAATTAACCTTGGGTACATTTGCTACAACACGTAAGTGTTGCTGATTGCCATGTGCCCCACGCAGTATGATCAAGAAGGATTACAGTAGTTTTGTCGCTTGCTGGAAGCCTTTATACGACTGGTTGGCACTGTAACAGACAAAGCCACTTCTGGACTAGTGCTTATGCCAATGGCTACTTCCCGGCGGCtaataggcggacgggtCCCGTCCCAGTTTCCATTTTTGGTATAATTTTCTTCCGCTATCGGATTATGTCAGATATTCAGGtgaattattgttgttgctcCTGCTACTTGAGGTGTAAAGCAAGCTCTATATGTCTTTTCTGTGCTATGTGGAATCAACTAGAAGCTGCTTGCTAAGCCTGTGGCAATAGGTGgcaactgtcatctttgatgacaatagccttttcaagctacttccatgagcttccttttgacactattcaacaGATTACCTCACGCCTTGTTCCACTGCCTCAAGTAGTTTGACGAGCCCCATTTACCAGCTATTCCAACAAACCATTGGCTTGAGGTGAATAGCCACGACATATCTGAGTTCCAAATTTACTCCAAACTCTACTAGAGCTAGAGCTGTACCACAATACaactttcttcctcttcgataGCCGAGTACAAGGCTTCTTATTCATCGATGTCCTGCTAGGCTATTTCCCAAAGCTCACCGatgcctcttctgcttgtgAACAGTCGCCCGTTCTCGGTCTCTCGAGCTACTTGTGCTTCGATGCGATCAGGCTCTGCTTTGTCCTAGTCTGAATAAgccaccatctcttctttggtCCATTCTCTTAGGCTCGTTGAGGTTGAGCAGCACCTCCCCATCTGCTTATGATCAAGACACCAGCTGTAGATTGCTTTTGGATATGCTAAAGGCAGGCCCATTGCTTTCCTATACTGGCGGTTACCTAGTGACGTATCCCTGGTGGATTGCTCATGGATCATCGTATCTCAGCCGCGTTGAATCTGGAACTGGATCTTGCAAGTGTAAGGGTGACGATGCTGGCGGTCCGATAGCGGAGCAAAACTATACCATATATGGAAACTGGGACGGGACCCGTCCAATTTTAGaaggacgggtacccgtccgcctattaGCCGCCCTCCTTCTCAGGTACGCTTGTCATACGATACAAGTACGTTTACAGGCCAATTTTCAACCCAAACTGGACGGCAAGCTTGGATGTAGATGCTTGCACCTAAAGAGCGCCTCCTTTTTCCCAAAGAAAGACAATGTCGTTGCAAAGAGGAAAATGCCCATGCACTATACAGTGAGGTGcaggtccagcgtcagtaagcTGCCATTGTAATTTTACCAAAAATGCCCAAAAGTGGAttaagcgtggcgcatgcacAGTGTACCACTAGCTCTAACATGATCCCTGCCCTTTCCAAGCACTAACAGCATGTAAGCGCCTGAATATTCAGAAAGCAAGAGCCATGGACGACCAACTAAAGATGGACCTGCAATATTCTAATGTCCGTTTCTGACCAAAAATCTATACAACATTTATCAGCAGTTACGCATACACATCCCACTGACGAAGACGTAAAAACGTCGATTACTGTGGCCCTCATGTGGCCTAGCCCAAGGGTAGGTGCGAAGAACGAACTTCCTGCGTACAACATACAGCTGATCGGCCAATATGCCAACTACAACGCCGGACAATTCCTCGTTTGGCGCTCTTGTACTGAGGAAGCCTGCCTCATGGATTAtcaagttgctgttgggGCACCAGCCAgtcgccatcaccatcatcgcctACCAATCATGATCAACGAATGCTCAGCTGCGCCTACCCCTCTCTGCAGATGGAGGCCTCACAGAAATGAGGGGTATTCCAACTTTCCCACGTCATTCCACGGTATCGATCATTAGATGTGAGCCGGAACGGTCATGGAAGGACTCGGAGTCGCCGCCAACATAATCGCTGTCATCGACCTCTCCGCCAAGGTCGCGACGCTGTGCTTCCAGTATTCCAAAGATGTCTCTAGCGCCCGGGCGGATATCGAGCGTCTCCGCAACCAGGTCGAACACCTGGGGACTACTCTGCGGGCTACGCAGTGCCTGGTAGAAGGGACCAAAAGCTTGTCGCTTTCGATATCCAAGGGACTTGTTGGCTCATTCCGCAGCTGCATCGCCGACCTGGAGCGATTGGAGAAAAAGCTTGATCCAAATCCTGTACGTACCGCTATGCGGCGCTATGGCATTCGAGCACTCAAATGGCCATTTAACAGCAAAGAGGTCGACCAACTTCTGGCCGGTCTTGACCGTCACGAGAAAACCATCTTACTCGGACTCCAGGTTGATCAGACGTACGAGCACAGACAAATTCCCTGTCGCTACCGAGACTAACATATTACCAGGGCCATACTCGTCGACATGCATGAAAGGGTCAAACGGCTGGGGCTTCAGCCGGCCGAGGATGCCTCGGTTTCCCGCAAGCCCCATTTCATGATGCCGTTCACTCCTGACCCAGACTTTGTCCACCGTCCTATGATCGAGAAATGGATGCAAGACAAATACagccaacccagccagcGGATGGCTTTGGTCGGCATGGGCGGCTTCGGGTAATGAATCCTCGCTATTTCTCCATGCTGGCACTAACATGGTAATAGGAAATCCCAGCTGGCCATCCAGTTTGCACACCACGTCTATGCGGCTGAACCCGGAACCAGTGTATTCTGGGTGCATGGCCGCAGCAAGGCGACGTTCGAGGAGTCGTACCGCGCTCTTGCAGATGTTCTCGCCTTGCCTCGTCGGCACGAACCAGAGGTCAACGTGCTGGCACTCGTGCGTGACTGGCTGCAGAGGGATGACATCAATCCGTGGCTGATGGTCGTCGACAATGCCGATGATACCAGGCTATTCTTTCTTGACAGAGGGCACGATGACGCCTTACAAGATCGAGTTGCCTCGTATTTGCCCAAATCAACCAAGGGCAAGATTCTCGTCACATCGCGCAGCCTTGACGCAGCAGAAAAGCTAGTCGGTAGTAGCCAAGCAACGTTGCGAATCCCCACCATGGGAGAGGAGCAAGCTCTGGAACTTTTGCAGAGGAGGCTGGAAAACAAGACAGACGAAGCTGCAGCAAAGGATCTTGTCCGCACACTTGATTGCATCCCGCTAGCAGTAAACCAGGCAGCAGCATACATCAATCGACGCAGTCCACGAGTGACTACCAAGTCATATCTGCATGAATTTTACAGAAGTGAAAAGCGAAGAGATAGCCTTCTTCGCAGCGATAAAGGAGATCTTGGTCGGCAAGATGGGGTTTCCAACTCTGTTGTGGTGACGTGGCAGGTGACGTTCGAGCAGATCAGGCGGGAGCAACCGCGCGCCGCCAATCTTCTATCGTTGATGAGCCAATTTCAGGCTCAAAACATACCTGAGATCATGCTCCATAGCTacaacgacgacgacgaagagacCACGGCGGACGAGGGAAATGATGTAGACGGCATAGACACTGGAAGCGAAAGCGACGGTGAAAGCGAACGAACAGGCTTTGAGAACGATATGGACGTGCTGCGAGGCTACTCTCTTGTTCATATTTCGACGGTGGGGCTCTGTGAGATGCATTCGCTTGTCCAGTTCTGCACTCGCTCGTGGATCTCGGAATATGGTGACCCAGCAAGGTGGAGTCGGCTGTTCATGAAGCTAGCAGCCGACCATTTCCCCTCTGGCACGTTCGAGACATGGGCTGTCTGTCAaagtcttcttcctcacgtCGAACCTTTAGTTGATAGAAAGCCAAGAGAGGAGAGCATTGTTGCAAATTGGGCTGAAGTACTGACAAATATATCTTGGTACATGCTGATGATTGGCGAATACACACGAGCAGAGACGCTGGCAAAGGCAGCTGTTCAGGCAAGAATTTGCATCAATGGTCTCGATCATCCCTCGACGCTGACCAGTATGGCCAACTTAGCTTCGACGTTTTGGAACCAGGGTCgatgggaggaggcagagaagcttgaggtggaagtgatggagactcgcaaggcgaagcttggggtcgatcatCCCGACACGCTGACCAGTATGGCCAACTTAGCTTCGACGTACAGGAACCAGGGTCGATGGGAGGATGCAGAGAAGCTTGAggtggaagtgatggagacgagcaaggcgaagcttggggtcgatcatCCCGACACGCTGACCAGTATGGCCAACTTAGCTTCAACGTACAGCAACCAGGGTCgatgggaggaggcagagaagctatttgtggaagtgatggagacgagcaaggcgaagcttggggtcgatcatCCCGACACGCTGACCAGTATGGCCAACTTAGCTTCGACGTACAGGAACCAGGGTCGATGGGAGGATGCAGAGAAGCTTGacgtggaagtgatggagacgagcaaggcgaagcttggggtcgatcatCCCGACACGCTGACCAGTATGGCCAACTTAGCTTCAACGTTTTGGAACCAGGGTCgatgggagg
Proteins encoded in this region:
- a CDS encoding uncharacterized protein (MEROPS:MER0019360); translation: MTHSTSSDSESSSRSGRVNLKTRKKKKKKPLLSPQTSINNIWRCFSSPRPQQALAILPLDQPEKAAPNGNHSNELLTEGRLRAVTQCQRKVNEIVKECKRVNMRYRDHDWDLLFDFADQGHCLNGLRQTIFDLGEVSCLDTESNAPGAVKRVHEIFSLPTFMKNVDGGDVKQGKLSNCWFVAGLTALANLEHGLTQTCAAHDTGVGVYGFVFYRDGAWTYTIIDDTLYLQSPCWDSPSLQRALLQQTDRVDAESEYKRTYQTGSKALFFAQCRDQNETWVPLIEKAYAKAHGDYAALACGWVGEGLEDLSGGVTTQLFTSDILDPDVFWADELSKVNQEFLFGASTGILDGGYGERDGISEGHAYIVVAAHTLKSGKRLLKIRNPWAHARKGIWEGAWSDGSKEWTAEVQQELGHRFGGDSVFWISFEDFLRKYSHLDRTKLFRDVDWRCTQSWISINVPWRACYQDRFRIVLTKESPAVVTVSQLDGRYFNGLHGQYSFCISFRIYHEADSGVRRCVAQSHGNYLMTRSASVELPELTPGTYTICTRVDAERDTSLESVEDVIKQECRARTENLKLAQVGFAYDLAHKKAEAYTSEVKRLEKIKDRERASKCRQEERRRRWEERHIKRVLTKKQKQKNKGKQRTRCKVHKETDSASNKEPLISTHTGAGALTRNANADVEGTGDYTLLGGVEKGTVQQEIIVGSHTGDGMVIRSCHGRLVGAEESPVKPVPVSTSSRLDERLPGSSFWDSAGDSSDSPIGEWEELYNTDDTTHSLEKESRDEPRRNTRCEHAVRGALVGESTDSDNSSEDETPSPWNAVCIVGVRVYSKDKAITLQTLFD